In Molothrus aeneus isolate 106 chromosome 4, BPBGC_Maene_1.0, whole genome shotgun sequence, the following are encoded in one genomic region:
- the PAPSS1 gene encoding bifunctional 3'-phosphoadenosine 5'-phosphosulfate synthase 1 translates to MELPESQCKKVKLSNRVPSWGMQRATNVTYQAHHVSRNKRGQVVGTRSGFRGCTVWLTGLSGAGKTTVSMALEEYLVCHGIPCYTLDGDNIRQGLNKNLGFTPEDREENVRRIAEVAKLFADAGLVCITSFISPYAQDRNNARRIHEGASLPFFEVFVDAPLHVCEQRDVKGLYKKARAGEIKGFTGIDSEYEKPEAPELVLKTDSCDVNDCIQQVVELLQERDIVPVDASYEVKELYVPENKLQLAKTDAESLLTLEINKVDMQWVQVLAEGWATPLNGFMREREYLQCLHFDCLLDGGVINLSVPIVLTATQEDKERLDGCTAIALVYEGRRVAILRNPEFYEHRKEERCARQWGTTCKEHPYIKMVMEQGNWLVGGDLQVLDRIYWNDGLDQYRLTPAELRQKFKEMNADAVFAFQLRNPVHNGHALLMQDTHKQLLERGYRRPVLLLHPLGGWTKEDDVPLMWRMKQHAAVLEEGILNPETTVVAIFPSPMMYAGPTEVQWHCRSRMVAGANFYIVGRDPAGMPHPDTGKDLYEPTHGAKVLTMAPGLRALEIVPFRVAAYNKKKKCMDYYDSDHHEDFDFISGTRMRRLAREGQNPPEGFMAPKAWTVLTEYYKSLEKA, encoded by the exons ATGGAGCTGCCCGAGAGCCAGTGCAAGAAAGTCAAGCTGAGCAACAGGGTGCCGAGCTGG GGAATGCAAAGGGCAACCAATGTTACCTACCAAGCTCATCACGTCAGCAGGAATAAGAGAGGCCAAGTGGTAGGAACAAGAAGTGGTTTTCGTGGATGCACAGTCTGGTTAACAG GTCTATCTGGTGCTGGGAAGACTACAGTGAGCATGGCACTGGAGGAGTATTTAGTGTGCCATGGTATTCCGTGCTACACCTTGGATGGTGACAATATCCGCCAAGGCCTTAATAAGAACCTGGGTTTCACACCAGAAGATAGAGAGGAAAATGTGCGTCGTATTGCTGAAGTTGCTAAACTGTTTGCAGATGCTGGTTTGGTGTGCATTACTAGTTTCATCTCTCCTTATGCTCAG gATCGTAATAACGCCAGACGAATTCATGAAGGGGCaagtttgcctttttttgaaGTATTTGTGGATGCTCCATTGCATGTCTGTGAGCAGAGAGATGTTAAAGGACTCTATAAGAAAGCCAGGGCTGGAGAAATTAAAG GTTTTACTGGGATTGACTCTGAGTATGAAAAACCAGAAGCCCCAGAGCTTGTGCTGAAAACTGATTCCTGTGATGTGAATGATTGTATACAACAAGTTGTGGAACTTCTTCAAGAGAGG GACATTGTACCAGTGGATGCCTCTTATGAGGTGAAAGAGCTTTATGTGCCAGAAAACAAGCTACAGTTGGCCAAAACTGATGCTGAGTCTCTGTTAACCCTGGAAATAAATAAG GTGGATATGCAGTGGGTACAAGTGCTAGCAGAAGGTTGGGCAACACCCCTGAATGGCTttatgagagagagagaatacCTCCAGTGCCTTCACTTTGACTGTCTCCTTGATG GGGGAGTTATTAATCTGTCAGTGCCTATAGTGCTAACAGCTACTCAAGAAGACAAAGAAAGGCTCGATGGGTGCACAGCAATTGCGCTGGTGTACGAAGGTCGCCGCGTTGCCATTCTCCGTAATCCCGAATTCTACgagcacaggaaagaggaacGCTGTGCTAGGCAGTGGGGAACCACATGCAAGGAACATCCCTATATCAAG atggTTATGGAGCAAGGGAACTGGCTTGTGGGTGGAGATCTACAGGTCCTTGATCGTATTTATTGGAATGATGGACTAGATCAATACCGCCTCACTCCGGCTGAACTAAGGCAGAAATTCAAGGAAATGAATGCTG atGCTGTCTTTGCATTCCAATTACGCAACCCGGTGCACAACGGGCACGCGCTTTTAATGCAGGATACTCACAAGCAGCTTCTGGAACGCGGCTACCGGCGCCCGGTGCTGCTCTTGCACCCCCTCGGGGGCTGGACAAAGGAGGATGATGTTCCTCTCATGTGGCGCATGAAGCAGCACGCTGCAGTACTGGAGGAGGGGATCCTGAATCCAGAAACAACAGTGGTAGCTATATTCCCTTCCCCCATGATGTATGCAGGACCAACTGAG GTTCAGTGGCACTGCAGATCCCGGATGGTTGCAGGAGCTAACTTCTACATTGTAGGGCGAGATCCAGCAGGGATGCCACACCCTGACACTGGGAAAGACCTGTATGAACCAACCCATGGTGCCAAAGTGCTCACAATGGCTCCGGGCCTCCGAGCACTGGAAATTGTACCCTTCAGGGTTGCAGcctataataaaaaaaagaagtgcaTGGATTATTATGACTCTGATCA